In a single window of the Leptospira sanjuanensis genome:
- the glyA gene encoding serine hydroxymethyltransferase, whose amino-acid sequence MQFLPKADPEIFAALKQEDERQENNLEMIASENFVSRAVLEAYTSTLTNKYAEGYPGKRYYNGCHNADIVESLAIERAKKLFGAQYANVQPHSGAQANMAVFLACLEPGDSFLGMNLAHGGHLTHGSPVNVSGRIYKPIPYGVDPKTETINYDEVAQLAREHKPKLIVAGASAYARTIDFAKFAEIAKEVGAKLMADIAHISGLVSTGYHPSPVGMFDYVTTTTHKTLRGPRGGLILSTLENEKVLNSRVFPGIQGGPLMHVIAAKAVAFKEALQPEYKTYIETVLANAKTLAEVFVKRGYRVVSGGTDNHLVLLDVSVKGLTGAQAADGLDEVGVTVNKNAIPFDKNPPAVASGIRLGTPALTTRGLKPADIEVVGKLICDFLDNPNDEKNRTKVKGGVKELTQKFPMTNFRLD is encoded by the coding sequence ATGCAGTTTCTTCCGAAAGCAGATCCAGAGATATTCGCAGCGTTAAAACAAGAGGACGAAAGACAGGAAAATAACCTGGAAATGATCGCCTCCGAAAACTTCGTTTCCAGAGCCGTTCTGGAAGCATATACTTCCACACTTACGAACAAATACGCCGAAGGTTATCCGGGAAAACGGTATTACAACGGCTGCCACAACGCGGACATAGTCGAAAGTCTCGCGATCGAAAGAGCGAAAAAACTTTTCGGCGCACAATACGCAAACGTGCAACCGCACTCGGGAGCGCAGGCGAACATGGCTGTTTTTCTCGCGTGTCTCGAACCGGGGGATTCTTTCTTAGGAATGAACCTCGCTCACGGCGGTCACTTGACCCACGGTTCTCCGGTCAATGTGAGCGGAAGAATTTATAAACCGATTCCCTACGGCGTGGATCCGAAAACGGAAACGATCAACTACGACGAAGTCGCTCAACTTGCGAGAGAGCACAAACCGAAACTGATCGTTGCGGGCGCTTCCGCATACGCGAGAACCATCGACTTTGCAAAGTTTGCGGAGATCGCGAAAGAAGTCGGCGCGAAATTGATGGCGGACATCGCTCATATTTCCGGGCTCGTTTCCACCGGATATCATCCTTCTCCCGTTGGAATGTTCGATTACGTCACGACGACCACCCACAAAACGCTCCGAGGACCGAGAGGCGGATTGATTCTATCTACATTAGAAAATGAGAAAGTACTAAACTCCCGCGTTTTCCCAGGAATCCAAGGCGGGCCGCTCATGCACGTGATCGCCGCCAAAGCGGTGGCTTTCAAAGAAGCGCTTCAACCGGAATACAAAACCTATATCGAAACCGTTCTCGCAAACGCGAAAACGCTTGCGGAAGTATTCGTAAAACGCGGATACAGAGTCGTGAGCGGAGGAACCGATAACCACCTTGTTCTTCTGGACGTATCCGTAAAAGGACTTACCGGGGCGCAAGCTGCGGATGGATTGGACGAAGTCGGAGTCACCGTGAATAAGAACGCGATTCCGTTCGACAAAAATCCACCTGCGGTCGCATCGGGAATCCGTCTCGGAACTCCGGCTCTTACGACCCGCGGCTTAAAACCCGCGGATATCGAAGTGGTCGGAAAACTGATCTGCGACTTCCTCGATAATCCGAACGACGAAAAAAACAGAACGAAGGTCAAAGGCGGAGTGAAGGAACTCACCCAAAAATTCCCGATGACCAATTTCCGTTTAGATTAA
- a CDS encoding lipoate--protein ligase family protein: protein MRTFSFVQNSIRSAAANLAIEEAIGLNLVSSGYGAGLRIWKNPFSIVLGLSEKAEDTILPEVVQRFQGRALQQNSGGNVFNVAHEQNKNSSLSVDREGEVTKRLTENAGAKLVRQKIFDQKFPAIVRRASGGGTVVHHPEENLNFTFFLSLDVKPELYKVKESYDYFLNLVVNALKRQTLDASFRGKSDLAVFEQGLEKKISGNAQFRKKGAVVHHGTLILKPSLISRVSELLKHPPEEPEYRKNRKHSDFVTSLPNDFSTVKFGQDLSHVFAESLGLSRMGTERDLRFTKSVFQEAKLLLENKYSRMDFIFRD, encoded by the coding sequence ATGCGCACATTCTCATTCGTACAAAATTCGATCCGATCCGCCGCGGCCAATCTCGCAATTGAAGAAGCGATCGGCCTCAACCTCGTATCTTCCGGTTACGGAGCCGGATTGCGGATTTGGAAAAATCCGTTCTCCATCGTGCTCGGCCTTTCCGAAAAAGCGGAGGACACGATTCTCCCGGAAGTCGTTCAAAGATTTCAAGGACGCGCTTTGCAGCAGAATTCAGGTGGAAACGTTTTCAACGTAGCGCACGAACAAAATAAAAATTCGTCCCTTTCGGTTGATCGCGAGGGCGAAGTTACAAAACGTTTAACGGAAAATGCGGGAGCAAAACTCGTTCGTCAAAAAATTTTTGACCAAAAATTTCCGGCGATTGTTCGTCGAGCCAGCGGAGGCGGAACGGTCGTCCACCATCCGGAGGAGAATCTCAACTTTACCTTCTTCCTATCCTTGGACGTGAAACCGGAACTCTACAAAGTAAAGGAATCCTACGATTACTTTTTGAACCTCGTCGTGAACGCGTTAAAGCGGCAAACGTTAGACGCTTCTTTCCGAGGCAAATCGGATCTAGCCGTATTCGAACAAGGATTGGAAAAGAAGATTTCCGGAAACGCTCAGTTCCGCAAAAAAGGCGCGGTGGTTCATCACGGGACCCTGATCCTAAAACCGTCTTTGATTTCCAGAGTTTCCGAACTTCTCAAACACCCTCCGGAAGAACCGGAATACAGAAAGAACCGCAAACATTCCGATTTTGTGACCTCTCTTCCGAACGATTTTTCTACCGTAAAATTTGGTCAGGACCTATCTCATGTATTTGCCGAATCGCTGGGCCTTTCCAGAATGGGCACAGAGAGGGATCTCCGGTTTACGAAATCGGTTTTTCAAGAAGCGAAACTGCTCTTGGAAAACAAATATTCGAGGATGGATTTCATCTTCAGAGATTAA